The Thiobacillus sp. genome contains a region encoding:
- a CDS encoding HAD family hydrolase, producing the protein MFMLKALLFDVDGTLADTERDGHRPAFNAAFREYGLDWDWDVALYGQLLAVTGGKERMKFYVEKFRPDYVKPTDFDDMVAELHKSKTRHYTRMLAEGGIPLRPGVKRLLAEARAAGLILGVATTTTPENVTALLRHSLAADGPDWFDVIAAGDIVPAKKPAPDIYTWAMGQLGLQPEDCLAFEDSENGIRASMGAGLRTVVTVNDYTRDHDFTGALAVLTDLGEMDAPYTRLDRPESGMVDLERIKAWLG; encoded by the coding sequence ATGTTTATGTTGAAAGCCCTGTTGTTTGACGTGGACGGTACCCTGGCGGATACGGAGCGGGACGGTCACCGTCCCGCCTTCAATGCCGCCTTCCGGGAATATGGCCTGGACTGGGATTGGGACGTGGCGCTTTATGGGCAGCTGCTGGCGGTGACCGGGGGCAAGGAGAGAATGAAGTTCTACGTGGAGAAGTTCCGACCGGACTACGTCAAACCCACCGATTTCGATGACATGGTGGCGGAACTGCACAAGTCCAAGACCCGTCATTACACGCGCATGCTGGCCGAGGGGGGCATTCCCCTGCGACCCGGCGTGAAGCGTCTGCTGGCCGAGGCCCGAGCCGCCGGCCTGATCCTGGGAGTGGCCACGACGACCACGCCAGAAAACGTGACGGCGCTGTTGCGCCACAGCCTGGCGGCGGATGGCCCCGATTGGTTCGATGTGATCGCCGCCGGGGACATCGTCCCAGCCAAGAAGCCGGCGCCGGACATCTACACCTGGGCCATGGGGCAACTGGGTTTGCAGCCGGAGGATTGCCTGGCCTTCGAGGACTCGGAAAACGGCATCCGCGCTTCCATGGGGGCGGGTTTGCGCACCGTGGTGACGGTGAACGACTACACCCGGGATCACGATTTCACCGGCGCCCTGGCGGTGTTGACCGACCTGGGGGAGATGGATGCGCCTTATACGCGCTTGGACAGGCCTGAAAGTGGCATGGTGGACCTGGAGCGCATCAAGGCCTGGCTCGGCTAG
- the folD gene encoding bifunctional methylenetetrahydrofolate dehydrogenase/methenyltetrahydrofolate cyclohydrolase FolD — MTARILDGKSIADALIQDIKRQVGERQAAGQRVPGLAVVLLGADPASSIYVRNKRRACDTAGVLSISHDLPASTTQEELLALIKLLNDDPTVDGILVQAPLPAQIDDETVVEAIRPDKDVDGFHPYNIGRLAVRLPTLRSCTPYGVMRLLETTGEPLRGKHAVVVGASNHVGRPMALELLLAGCTVTACHSATRDLAGHVGQADIVVAAVGKPEMVKGAWIKEGAMVVDIGINRLDDGRLAGDVEFAVAKERASWITPVPGGVGPMTVATLLQNTLEAALKHP; from the coding sequence ATGACCGCCCGCATCCTCGATGGCAAATCCATTGCCGACGCCCTGATCCAGGATATCAAACGACAGGTGGGCGAGAGGCAGGCGGCAGGGCAGCGCGTTCCCGGCCTGGCGGTAGTCCTGCTGGGCGCGGATCCCGCTTCCAGCATCTACGTGCGCAACAAGCGCCGGGCTTGCGACACGGCGGGCGTGCTGTCCATTTCCCACGACCTGCCCGCCAGCACCACCCAGGAGGAACTGCTGGCCCTGATCAAACTGCTCAACGACGATCCCACCGTGGACGGCATCCTGGTACAGGCGCCCCTGCCGGCCCAGATCGACGACGAGACAGTGGTGGAGGCCATCCGCCCGGACAAGGATGTGGACGGCTTCCACCCCTACAACATCGGTCGCCTGGCGGTGCGCCTGCCCACACTGCGGTCCTGTACGCCCTATGGCGTCATGCGTCTGCTGGAGACCACCGGCGAACCCCTGCGCGGCAAGCATGCGGTGGTGGTCGGCGCATCCAACCACGTGGGCAGGCCCATGGCTCTGGAACTCCTGCTGGCCGGCTGCACGGTGACCGCATGCCATTCCGCCACCCGGGACCTGGCCGGGCATGTTGGCCAGGCGGATATCGTCGTAGCCGCCGTGGGCAAGCCGGAGATGGTAAAGGGCGCCTGGATCAAGGAGGGCGCCATGGTGGTGGACATCGGCATCAACCGCCTCGATGACGGCCGTCTGGCGGGCGACGTGGAATTCGCCGTAGCCAAGGAGCGGGCATCCTGGATCACGCCGGTACCGGGCGGCGTGGGCCCCATGACCGTGGCCACCCTGCTGCAGAACACCCTGGAAGCCGCATTAAAGCACCCTTGA